In a single window of the Mus musculus strain C57BL/6J chromosome 6, GRCm38.p6 C57BL/6J genome:
- the Doxl1 gene encoding diamine oxidase-like protein 1 precursor gives MLCSRAMGMAQKSLTLGWVTAILLLQMAIADRPRWSLNGRPRVFADLSVYEIKIVQNFLMDKKELQLQPSETPTLGKNSVYLIEMLLPDKEDVLDFLDKGERSPVREARVVIFFGAQKHPKVTEFAVGPMPLPIYMREISPGPGHDPSWASRPISKAEYSLIYRTLTEATKSLHQFFLDTTDYSLKERVEDYLTFTYMAPDDTKSDQRCSWFMLQRYMESHFLQPTGLEILLDHGSTEVQHWKVKQLWYNGKLYNSPEELAQKYADGEVSILVLTESVDKDTKQPLVFSSSNIPEDFPTTNSMARPRVSEPHVSSYNVEDNTVFYRDWIFSFRLRPSSGLQILNVHFRGVRIAYEVSVQEAVAQFGGHVSAGTQAKYMDVGWGPGSATRQLAAGIDCPDTATFLEVIHHYDTDRPVSYPRALCLFEMPAEMPIRHHFNSNFREDFNSSAGTNGHMLVLRTISSVLHYDYIWDFVFYTNGAMKAKMQATGLVHATYYQPEEMRYISQSHTHVFSNIHTHLVHYRIDLDVAGTKNRFQTLQIIRKNITNSKNLRHQALGNTLKQANYTQEQQAAFYFGKPLPNYLIFSNLHTTHGMGHRSRYRLKTYSKIHQVPLPGWQKKQGVSWTRYPLAVTEYQDSEKCSSSIYSQNNPWDPPVVFEDFIQNNTNIEDKDLVAWATVGFHNMPRSEASTNMTTPENSVGFVLRPFNLPGF, from the exons ATGCTTTGTTCCAGAGCCATGGGGATGGCACAAAAGAGCCTGACACTGGGCTGGGTAACTGCCATCTTGCTGTTACAGATGGCCATTGCAGACCGCCCCAGGTGGAGCCTGAATGGCAGGCCCCGGGTATTCGCAGACCTGAGTGTTTATGAGATCAAGATTGTGCAGAACTTCCTGATGGACAAAAAGGAGCTGCAGCTGCAGCCATCTGAGACACCAACTTTGGGCAAGAACTCAGTATACCTCATAGAAATGCTGCTGCCCGATAAGGAGGATGTGCTAGATTTTCTGGACAAAGGAGAAAGGAGTCCTGTGCGGGAAGCCCGTGTCGTCATCTTCTTTGGTGCTCAGAAGCATCCTAAAGTCACTGAGTTTGCTGTTGGGCCCATGCCATTACCAATCTACATGCGAGAAATATCTCCCGGGCCTGGGCACGATCCATCCTGGGCATCTAGACCCATTTCCAAAGCAGAGTACAGCCTCATCTACCGTACGCTGACAGAGGCCACCaagtctctgcatcagttcttcCTTGACACCACTGACTACTCACTAAAAGAACGTGTTGAGGACTATCTGACCTTCACATATATGGCCCCTGATGACACAAAATCTGACCAGCGCTGTAGCTGGTTCATGTTGCAACGCTATATGGAAAGCCACTTCCTGCAGCCTACAGGTCTGGAGATCCTTCTGGATCATGGAAGCACAGAAGTCCAGCACTGGAAAGTGAAGCAGCTCTGGTATAACGGCAAGCTCTACAACAGCCCAGAGGAACTGGCTCAGAAATACGCAGATGGAGAAGTGAGTATACTGGTACTCACGGAGTCAGTTGACAAGGACACAAAGCAGCCCCtagtcttctcttcctccaaTATCCCAGAGGACTTTCCCACTACCAACAGCATGGCTAGACCCAGAGTGTCTGAGCCCCATGTTTCTAGCTATAACGTAGAGGACAACACGGTGTTCTACAGAGACTGGATTTTCTCCTTCCGGCTAAGACCCTCCTCTGGTCTGCAGATCCTGAATGTGCACTTTCGGGGTGTGCGTATTGCATATGAAGTCAGTGTACAAGAGGCGGTGGCACAGTTCGGAGGACATGTATCTGCAGGCACTCAGGCCAAGTACATGGATGTGGGCTGGGGCCCTGGCAGTGCTACTCGCCAGTTAGCCGCTGGCATTGATTGTCCAGACACAGCCACCTTCCTGGAAGTCATTCATCACTATGACACCGACAGACCAGTCTCCTATCCACgagctctctgtctctttgaGATGCCAGCAGAAATGCCAATTAGGCACCACTTTAACTCCAACTTTAGAGAAGACTTCAACTCCAGTGCAGGGACAAATGGACACATGCTGGTGCTACGGACAATCTCATCAGTCCTCCACTATGATTATATTTGGGACTTTGTTTTCTACACTAATGGAGCAATGAAGGCAAAAATGCAAGCCACTGGCTTGGTCCATGCCACCTACTACCAGCCTGAGGAGATGCGCTACATCTCTCAATCACACACCCATGTATTCAGCAACATTCACACCCACCTAGTACATTACCGCATTGACCTGGATGTAGCAG gcaccaagaacagATTCCAGACACTGCAGATCATTCGGAAAAACATCACCAACTCTAAGAACCTGAGACATCAGGCACTTGGAAATACCCTAAAGCAAGCAAATTACACCCAAGAGCAACAAGCAGCCTTCTACTTTGGAAAGCCGCTTCCCAATTACCTAATCTTTAGCAACCTCCATACGACCCACGGGATGGGCCACAGGAGCAGGTACCGTCTGAAGACCTACTCCAAAATCCATCAGGTGCCACTGCCAGGCTGGCAAAAGAAGCAAGGTGTCTCTTGGACCAG GTATCCCTTGGCTGTGACCGAGTACCAAGATTCTGAGAAGTGCAGCAGCAGCATCTACAGCCAAAATAATCCTTGGGATCCCCCTGTGGTCTTCGAGGATTTTATTCAGAACAATACAAACATTGAAGATAAG GATTTGGTGGCCTGGGCCACAGTGGGCTTCCACAACATGCCCCGTTCTGAGGCTAGTACCAACATGACCACACCTGAGAACTCTGTGGGTTTTGTGCTCCGACCCTTCAACCTCCCTGGCTTCTAG